From the Vibrio metoecus genome, one window contains:
- the oxyR gene encoding DNA-binding transcriptional regulator OxyR, with product MNIRDFEYLVALADHKHFRKAAEACFVSQPTLSGQIRKLEDEIGTTLLERSSRRVLFTEAGLQLVDQAKKILSEVKTFKDMANQQTGAMTGPLHIGFIPTLGPYLLPRIIPTLKERFPELELYLHEAQTSQLVRQLEDGKLDCLVLASVEETAPFKEIELYDEVMSIAVPCDHAWAERDEVDMLELKGKTVLALGDGHCLRDQALGFCFAAGAKDDERFKATSLETLRNMVAAGAGITLLPQLALPEDKKKDGVCYLRAVNPIPSRRLVLVYRPGSPLRQRFEQLASVIKQRLQQAH from the coding sequence ATGAACATTCGTGATTTTGAATACTTGGTCGCGTTAGCCGATCACAAGCATTTTCGTAAAGCGGCAGAGGCGTGCTTTGTCAGCCAGCCAACACTCAGTGGCCAGATCCGCAAGTTGGAAGATGAGATAGGAACAACCTTACTTGAACGCAGTAGCCGCCGAGTTCTGTTTACCGAAGCTGGACTACAACTGGTTGATCAAGCAAAGAAAATTCTTTCTGAGGTGAAAACATTCAAAGATATGGCCAACCAGCAAACCGGAGCCATGACTGGGCCTTTACATATCGGTTTTATTCCAACGTTAGGACCTTATTTGCTGCCTCGGATTATCCCAACACTGAAAGAACGTTTTCCTGAGTTGGAGCTTTATCTGCATGAAGCGCAGACCAGCCAATTAGTGCGTCAACTTGAAGATGGCAAACTCGATTGCTTGGTGCTCGCTTCGGTGGAAGAGACCGCGCCGTTTAAAGAAATAGAGCTGTATGATGAAGTGATGAGCATCGCAGTACCTTGCGATCATGCTTGGGCTGAGCGTGATGAAGTGGATATGCTGGAGCTGAAAGGTAAGACCGTATTAGCTTTAGGAGATGGGCATTGCCTGCGCGATCAAGCGTTAGGTTTTTGCTTTGCTGCGGGAGCGAAAGATGATGAACGCTTTAAAGCCACCAGTTTGGAAACTTTGCGTAATATGGTGGCGGCGGGAGCCGGTATTACGTTACTGCCGCAGCTAGCATTGCCTGAAGACAAGAAAAAAGATGGAGTGTGCTATTTGCGTGCGGTGAATCCCATTCCATCACGTCGCTTGGTGTTGGTCTATCGTCCCGGATCGCCTTTGCGTCAACGCTTCGAGCAATTAGCTTCGGTGATCAAACAGCGTTTGCAACAAGCTCATTGA
- a CDS encoding glutathione peroxidase, whose protein sequence is MFTSKEGHTIPQVTFPTRQGDAWVNVTTDELFKGKTVIVFSLPGAFTPTCSSTHLPRYNELFPVFKEHGVDSILCVSVNDTFVMNAWKDDQNADNITFIPDGNGEFTDGMGMLVDKNDLGFGKRSWRYSMLVKDGVVEKMFIEPNEPGDPFKVSDADTMLKYIAPQYKVQESVTIFTKPGCPYCAKAKQALIDAGLQYEELILGKDATTVSLRAVSGRTTVPQVFIGGKHIGGSDDLEVYLNQ, encoded by the coding sequence ATGTTTACATCTAAAGAAGGTCACACCATTCCACAAGTTACTTTCCCAACTCGCCAAGGTGACGCTTGGGTGAATGTCACTACCGATGAACTGTTCAAAGGCAAAACCGTTATCGTATTTAGCTTGCCGGGTGCATTTACTCCAACCTGTTCATCCACTCACCTACCGCGCTACAACGAGCTGTTCCCAGTATTTAAGGAGCATGGTGTCGACAGCATTCTGTGCGTATCGGTCAACGATACTTTCGTGATGAATGCTTGGAAAGATGACCAAAACGCCGACAACATCACCTTCATTCCTGATGGTAATGGTGAATTTACCGATGGTATGGGCATGTTGGTGGATAAAAATGACCTTGGCTTTGGTAAACGCTCATGGCGCTACAGCATGCTGGTTAAAGACGGTGTGGTAGAAAAAATGTTTATCGAACCGAATGAGCCGGGCGACCCGTTCAAAGTATCGGACGCCGATACCATGCTCAAATACATTGCCCCTCAATACAAGGTGCAAGAATCAGTGACTATTTTTACTAAGCCTGGCTGTCCTTATTGTGCCAAGGCGAAACAAGCACTGATTGATGCCGGTCTACAGTATGAAGAGCTAATTTTAGGTAAAGACGCCACCACAGTGAGTCTACGAGCTGTTTCAGGCCGTACTACGGTGCCGCAAGTGTTTATCGGTGGTAAACACATTGGTGGCAGCGACGACTTAGAAGTCTACCTAAATCAATAA
- the argE gene encoding acetylornithine deacetylase, with product MPLPSFLEVYEGLISTSSISSTDARWDEGNEQVIAKLADWLSALGFAIQIEQVAPNKQNLIAKLGNGEGGLLLAGHSDTVPFDQGRWNYNPHALTQANNRFYGLGTADMKGFFAFIYEAVKKVDWSKQTKPLYVLATCDEETTMLGARHFTENAPFKPDYCIIGEPTSLVPIRAHKGHVANAIRVTGKSGHSSNPALGVNAIEIMHEVLFALMQLRDRLIKEYHHPGFEIPTPTLNLGHIHGGDSPNRICGCCELHYDVRPLPGISLDGLDNLMRDALREVQQKWPGRIELIPLHDPIPGYECAHDHPFIHGISEICEQEAQTVNYCTEAPFLQQVCPTLVLGPGSIDQAHQPDEFLAFEFIDPTVRVLSRAMQKYCF from the coding sequence ATGCCGTTACCCAGTTTCCTTGAGGTCTATGAAGGCCTGATTTCAACCTCTTCAATCAGTTCTACCGATGCGCGCTGGGATGAAGGTAATGAGCAGGTGATCGCAAAATTAGCCGATTGGTTAAGTGCACTTGGCTTTGCCATTCAGATTGAGCAAGTAGCGCCCAACAAACAGAATTTGATTGCCAAATTAGGCAATGGTGAAGGCGGACTGCTGTTGGCAGGACACAGTGATACCGTGCCTTTTGATCAAGGCCGCTGGAATTACAACCCGCATGCACTCACGCAAGCCAATAATCGCTTCTATGGATTAGGGACCGCAGATATGAAAGGTTTCTTCGCCTTTATTTATGAAGCGGTGAAAAAAGTCGATTGGAGCAAGCAAACCAAGCCGTTGTATGTACTCGCAACGTGCGATGAAGAAACTACCATGCTTGGCGCGCGCCATTTTACGGAAAATGCACCATTTAAACCGGATTACTGCATCATCGGTGAACCAACCAGCTTAGTGCCGATCCGTGCACACAAAGGCCATGTGGCGAATGCTATTCGCGTGACCGGTAAATCCGGCCATTCATCCAATCCAGCGCTGGGCGTCAATGCGATTGAGATCATGCACGAAGTGCTGTTTGCTCTCATGCAGCTGCGCGATCGCTTAATTAAAGAATATCACCATCCGGGATTTGAAATTCCGACGCCGACGCTGAACCTTGGTCACATTCATGGTGGCGATAGCCCGAACCGAATTTGTGGTTGCTGCGAACTGCATTATGATGTTCGCCCTCTGCCCGGCATTAGCTTGGATGGCTTAGATAACCTAATGCGTGACGCTCTACGTGAAGTACAGCAAAAGTGGCCGGGGCGCATTGAATTAATCCCACTGCATGACCCGATCCCCGGTTATGAGTGCGCGCATGACCATCCGTTTATTCACGGCATTAGCGAAATCTGCGAGCAAGAAGCGCAAACCGTGAATTACTGCACCGAGGCCCCTTTCTTGCAGCAAGTTTGCCCGACCTTAGTGCTTGGCCCAGGTTCAATCGATCAAGCTCATCAACCGGATGAGTTTTTGGCGTTTGAATTTATTGACCCAACGGTACGCGTGCTATCACGAGCCATGCAGAAATATTGTTTCTAA
- a CDS encoding PilN domain-containing protein, which yields MLHNVNLLPWRDERREAHKRRFLGLVVLGVLLAVLMQFGAGEYLSGQVAQQQERIGYLKQHIFSLDQQIAKLKVTEEEHKALLTRLNVVEQLQQKRNKTTDFMNQMPMLIPEGVYVDKIKMNGHEIEITGISDSTARLATMLDNLEKSPKLSDVEMHEIVSGNKRFGKQFQSFKVSFQFLRSDSTQGGANNG from the coding sequence ATGCTGCATAACGTTAACTTATTGCCATGGCGAGATGAGCGGCGCGAAGCGCATAAACGGCGCTTTCTGGGGCTTGTGGTTTTGGGCGTGTTGTTGGCGGTACTGATGCAGTTTGGTGCTGGAGAATATTTAAGTGGTCAGGTCGCGCAACAACAGGAACGGATTGGTTATTTGAAACAACACATCTTTTCGTTGGATCAGCAAATCGCCAAACTCAAGGTGACGGAAGAGGAACACAAGGCATTGTTGACTCGCTTGAATGTTGTTGAGCAGCTACAGCAAAAACGCAATAAAACCACGGACTTCATGAATCAGATGCCAATGCTGATCCCTGAAGGCGTGTACGTCGATAAGATCAAAATGAATGGGCATGAAATCGAGATAACGGGGATCAGTGACTCTACAGCTCGCTTAGCGACCATGCTCGACAACTTAGAAAAATCCCCCAAGCTCAGTGACGTAGAGATGCATGAAATTGTCTCGGGTAACAAACGCTTTGGTAAGCAATTTCAGAGCTTCAAGGTTTCCTTTCAGTTCTTGAGGTCAGACTCGACACAAGGTGGGGCGAACAATGGCTAG
- the argH gene encoding argininosuccinate lyase, whose amino-acid sequence MALWGGRFTQAADSRFKAFNDSLRFDYRLAEQDIVGSIAWSKALVSVNVLSVQEQQQLEQALNHLLKSVQQDPEQILASDAEDIHSWVEQKLIEQVGDLGKKLHTGRSRNDQVATDLKLWCRDQGVHLLLALKTLQQQLVAVAVEHQATVLPGYTHLQRAQPVTFAHWCLAYLEMFERDESRLTDALARLNTSPLGSGALAGTAYAIDREVLAADLGFTRATRNSLDAVSDRDHVMELMSVASISMLHLSRLAEDMIFYTTGEAGFIELADTVTSGSSLMPQKKNPDALELIRGKTGRVYGALAGMMMTVKALPLAYNKDMQEDKEGLFDALDTWFDCLQMAGLCFDGIKVNAARTLEAAKQGYSNATELADYLVAKGIPFREAHHIVGVAVVAAIGKGVALEELSLAELQQFSSLIEQDVYPILTIESCLEKRCALGGVSPKQVAHALQQAQARVKS is encoded by the coding sequence ATGGCATTATGGGGCGGAAGATTTACCCAAGCGGCAGACAGTCGGTTCAAAGCATTCAACGATTCCTTACGTTTTGATTATCGATTGGCTGAGCAAGATATTGTTGGATCAATCGCTTGGTCAAAAGCCTTGGTCTCCGTTAATGTCTTGAGCGTGCAGGAGCAACAACAGTTAGAGCAGGCGTTAAATCACCTGCTGAAATCGGTTCAGCAAGATCCGGAGCAAATCCTAGCTTCTGATGCGGAAGATATTCACTCTTGGGTGGAACAGAAGCTGATTGAGCAAGTCGGAGATCTCGGTAAAAAACTGCACACAGGGCGTTCGCGTAATGATCAGGTCGCGACCGATCTTAAGCTTTGGTGTCGTGATCAGGGCGTTCATCTGCTTCTTGCTCTTAAAACGCTGCAACAACAGTTGGTGGCGGTGGCGGTTGAGCATCAGGCGACAGTTTTACCGGGCTACACCCATTTGCAACGTGCGCAACCGGTGACTTTTGCCCATTGGTGTTTGGCTTATTTGGAGATGTTTGAGCGTGATGAGTCCCGCTTGACCGATGCTCTAGCGCGTTTAAACACATCACCGCTCGGGTCTGGTGCATTAGCAGGAACCGCTTACGCGATTGATCGTGAGGTGTTAGCGGCGGATCTTGGTTTTACTCGCGCGACACGTAACTCGCTGGATGCAGTCTCCGATCGCGATCATGTGATGGAGCTGATGTCAGTCGCATCGATCTCTATGCTGCATTTGTCGCGTTTGGCGGAAGATATGATCTTCTACACCACAGGGGAAGCGGGCTTTATTGAATTAGCTGATACAGTGACATCTGGTTCTTCACTGATGCCACAAAAGAAAAACCCCGATGCGCTGGAGTTGATCCGCGGTAAAACGGGCCGTGTCTACGGTGCATTGGCTGGGATGATGATGACAGTCAAAGCTCTGCCTCTCGCGTACAACAAAGATATGCAAGAAGACAAAGAAGGGCTGTTTGATGCGCTCGACACTTGGTTTGATTGCTTGCAAATGGCGGGACTTTGCTTTGATGGCATTAAAGTCAATGCGGCGCGTACGTTAGAAGCGGCTAAGCAAGGATACTCGAACGCGACTGAATTGGCGGATTACCTCGTTGCGAAAGGGATTCCATTTCGCGAGGCGCACCATATTGTCGGTGTGGCTGTTGTCGCGGCAATCGGTAAAGGTGTGGCTTTGGAGGAACTTTCTCTGGCTGAACTACAACAGTTTTCATCGTTGATCGAGCAAGATGTGTATCCGATCCTGACCATTGAGTCTTGTTTAGAGAAACGCTGCGCACTCGGTGGCGTATCACCCAAACAAGTGGCGCATGCTCTTCAGCAAGCTCAAGCGCGCGTGAAGTCTTAA
- the pilM gene encoding type IV pilus assembly protein PilM → MGKSLVTGIDIGHHSIKAVVLKPMGDTYALMGYEELLVTADIFTDNHTLDYQKIVKKLKELKKGLPLFSQKVAIAIPDNAVISKVLQIDSDLELREQEFAIYQAFSHQSPFPVEDLSLDFVKVAEKNLARSSTTTFQVYATKKEVVESRLQASRKAGFEPILMDVQVHSLLHLWQLASRAYRRADWMLIDIGHTQSSLCLDFPDKMPFYKDVPLGTRLVDLESANISMLNPPQLQDSSQRFINELVDKVARQIQLFTSVHGAQSLNGLWLSGGGAAMEGLPEALSQRLSLPCEVLNPFALFKMQVSKRKRQVVDGQRFSTAAGLALRGLAWLESEHAA, encoded by the coding sequence ATGGGTAAATCATTAGTTACGGGTATTGATATCGGCCACCACAGCATTAAAGCCGTGGTGCTCAAACCTATGGGCGACACCTATGCGCTTATGGGGTATGAGGAGTTGCTCGTTACCGCTGATATTTTCACCGATAATCACACGCTCGATTATCAGAAAATTGTAAAGAAACTCAAAGAACTAAAAAAGGGGTTGCCTCTATTTAGTCAGAAAGTCGCGATTGCAATCCCGGATAACGCGGTAATTAGCAAAGTATTACAAATAGATAGCGATCTTGAGCTGCGAGAGCAGGAGTTCGCTATTTATCAGGCTTTTTCTCATCAATCTCCATTTCCCGTTGAAGATCTTAGCCTTGATTTCGTCAAAGTGGCGGAAAAAAATCTTGCACGCAGTAGTACGACGACGTTTCAAGTCTATGCCACCAAGAAAGAAGTGGTTGAAAGCCGCTTGCAAGCCAGTAGGAAAGCAGGTTTTGAGCCGATCTTAATGGATGTGCAAGTACACAGTTTGCTTCATTTGTGGCAGTTGGCTAGCCGCGCGTATCGCCGTGCTGACTGGATGCTAATTGATATTGGACACACACAAAGCTCTTTGTGCCTGGATTTTCCAGACAAAATGCCTTTTTACAAAGATGTGCCACTAGGAACTCGATTGGTCGATTTAGAATCTGCCAACATATCCATGCTCAATCCTCCCCAATTGCAGGACTCATCGCAGCGTTTTATCAATGAATTGGTGGATAAAGTGGCGCGTCAAATCCAACTGTTTACGTCGGTGCATGGAGCACAAAGCCTCAATGGTTTGTGGCTATCAGGCGGTGGTGCGGCGATGGAAGGATTGCCAGAAGCGTTGTCCCAGCGTTTATCTTTGCCTTGTGAAGTGTTGAATCCTTTTGCGTTGTTCAAAATGCAGGTCTCAAAACGTAAACGCCAAGTCGTTGATGGCCAACGTTTTAGCACTGCTGCAGGACTCGCTTTGCGTGGTTTAGCATGGTTGGAGAGTGAACATGCTGCATAA
- a CDS encoding DUF3624 domain-containing protein: protein MACRDCSEHWFWQKIGRCQRCMDQLTVLSVVVWIVWFWGFKDDPTSIESITLIFAGFAFNGLLFLHLWMKYVILPWRKRQGKED, encoded by the coding sequence ATGGCTTGTCGGGATTGTAGCGAACATTGGTTTTGGCAAAAAATCGGCCGCTGCCAGCGCTGTATGGATCAACTCACGGTATTGTCAGTTGTCGTCTGGATCGTTTGGTTCTGGGGTTTTAAGGACGATCCTACCAGTATTGAATCGATCACCCTGATCTTCGCCGGCTTTGCCTTTAACGGCTTACTGTTTCTGCATTTATGGATGAAGTACGTGATCTTGCCTTGGCGTAAACGACAAGGAAAAGAGGATTAG
- the argC gene encoding N-acetyl-gamma-glutamyl-phosphate reductase encodes MLKTTIIGASGYTGAELALMVHKHPQLTLSGLYVSANSVDAGKSLAQLHGRVAGLIDMPVQALTDVDAVAAECDVVFLATAHEVSHDLAPQFLAQGCQVFDLSGAFRVQSEAFYPTFYGFAHQHSEWLEKAVYGLAEWNAEAIKSSPMIAVAGCYPTASQLAIKPLLVEGLIDTTQWPVINAVSGVSGAGRKATMTNSFCEVSLQPYGVFNHRHQPEIATHLGCEVIFTPHLGNFKRGILATITMKLADGVTEQQVAEAFSKAYQDKPLVRFSNGLPRIQDVEFTPFCDLGWKVQGRHIIVVSAIDNLLKGASSQAMQCLNIHYGFDELTALV; translated from the coding sequence ATGTTAAAAACCACCATCATCGGCGCAAGCGGTTACACCGGAGCAGAACTGGCTCTTATGGTGCACAAACACCCACAACTCACGCTATCAGGTTTATACGTTTCCGCCAACAGTGTGGATGCGGGCAAATCGCTGGCGCAGTTGCATGGTCGAGTGGCTGGGCTGATTGATATGCCAGTGCAAGCCTTGACCGATGTAGATGCTGTTGCGGCTGAGTGTGATGTAGTTTTTCTGGCTACCGCGCACGAAGTGAGTCATGACCTCGCGCCGCAATTTCTCGCTCAAGGCTGTCAGGTCTTTGATCTGTCTGGTGCATTTCGGGTGCAGAGCGAAGCGTTTTATCCAACCTTTTATGGCTTTGCTCATCAGCATTCTGAATGGTTAGAAAAAGCGGTGTACGGCCTTGCTGAGTGGAATGCGGAAGCGATCAAAAGCAGTCCTATGATTGCTGTTGCGGGTTGCTATCCAACGGCATCGCAACTGGCGATTAAGCCTCTGTTGGTGGAAGGGTTAATCGACACGACCCAATGGCCAGTGATTAACGCGGTGAGTGGTGTCTCTGGTGCGGGGCGTAAAGCCACCATGACCAACAGTTTTTGCGAAGTGAGCTTGCAGCCTTACGGTGTGTTTAACCATCGCCATCAACCAGAAATTGCGACTCACCTAGGCTGTGAAGTGATCTTCACCCCGCATCTTGGCAACTTTAAGCGCGGCATTCTGGCCACCATCACCATGAAACTGGCGGATGGTGTCACCGAGCAGCAAGTCGCAGAAGCCTTTAGCAAGGCATATCAAGATAAGCCGTTGGTGCGTTTCAGCAATGGTTTACCACGGATTCAAGATGTCGAGTTTACCCCATTTTGTGACCTCGGCTGGAAGGTACAAGGACGTCACATCATAGTGGTGTCTGCTATCGACAATTTATTGAAAGGCGCATCGAGTCAAGCGATGCAGTGTTTAAATATTCACTACGGTTTCGATGAATTAACCGCGTTGGTGTAA
- a CDS encoding argininosuccinate synthase, whose protein sequence is MSKVQVKKVVVAYSGGLDTSVIIPWLKENYDCEVVAFVADVGQGDEELKGVEAKALSSGASECYIVDLKEEFVKEYIYPTLKTGAYYEGKYLLGTSMARPVIAKAQVEIARKVGADALAHGCTGKGNDQVRFEGAFAALAPDLHVIAPWREWNLRSREACLDYLAERNIPCAASLTKIYSRDANAWHVSTEGGVLESTWNAPNEDCWVWTVDPEQAPNEAEYVTLQVAHGEVVAVDGETMTPYNALLYLNQKGAKHGVGRIDIVENRLVGMKSRGCYETPGGTIIMEALRAVEQLVLDKTSFEFREELGIKASHLVYDGRWFTPLRQAVFAAADELAKDVNGEVVIKLYKGQAVATQKRSANSLYSEDFATFGADEVYDHSHAGGFIRLYSLSSRIRALSQNKQ, encoded by the coding sequence ATGAGTAAAGTACAAGTTAAAAAAGTAGTTGTGGCATATTCTGGCGGTCTGGACACGTCGGTGATCATTCCATGGTTAAAAGAAAATTATGACTGTGAAGTGGTGGCGTTTGTGGCTGACGTAGGTCAAGGTGACGAAGAGCTGAAAGGCGTTGAAGCCAAAGCGCTCTCATCGGGTGCCTCGGAATGTTACATCGTTGACCTGAAAGAAGAGTTTGTTAAAGAGTACATCTACCCAACGCTGAAAACCGGCGCTTACTATGAAGGTAAATACCTGCTTGGTACTTCCATGGCGCGTCCGGTGATTGCTAAAGCGCAAGTTGAGATCGCGCGTAAAGTGGGAGCGGATGCACTGGCGCACGGTTGTACCGGTAAAGGTAACGACCAAGTGCGTTTCGAGGGTGCCTTTGCGGCATTGGCACCAGATCTGCACGTGATTGCGCCTTGGCGTGAGTGGAATCTGCGTAGCCGTGAAGCGTGTCTGGATTACCTTGCCGAGCGCAACATTCCTTGTGCAGCATCATTGACCAAGATCTACTCGCGTGATGCTAACGCATGGCACGTTTCTACCGAAGGTGGCGTTTTGGAAAGCACATGGAATGCGCCAAACGAAGATTGCTGGGTGTGGACAGTCGATCCTGAGCAAGCGCCTAACGAAGCGGAATATGTCACGCTGCAAGTTGCGCATGGCGAAGTGGTCGCCGTTGATGGTGAAACCATGACCCCTTACAACGCGCTGCTGTACCTCAACCAAAAAGGTGCGAAGCATGGTGTGGGTCGTATCGACATCGTGGAAAACCGTCTGGTGGGTATGAAATCTCGCGGCTGTTACGAAACTCCGGGAGGCACCATCATCATGGAAGCGCTGCGCGCGGTTGAGCAACTGGTGCTGGATAAAACCTCATTCGAATTCCGTGAAGAGCTGGGTATTAAAGCGTCACACCTTGTTTATGATGGTCGTTGGTTCACGCCACTGCGTCAGGCGGTATTTGCGGCAGCCGATGAGCTGGCGAAAGATGTCAACGGTGAAGTGGTGATCAAGCTGTATAAAGGCCAAGCCGTGGCAACGCAAAAACGTTCAGCCAATAGCCTCTACTCAGAAGATTTCGCGACCTTTGGTGCCGATGAAGTGTATGACCACAGCCACGCAGGCGGCTTCATCCGTCTTTACTCGCTGTCGAGCCGCATCCGCGCTCTGAGCCAAAACAAGCAGTAA
- a CDS encoding dihydrolipoyl dehydrogenase, whose amino-acid sequence MKQIHVDVAVIGGGTAGLGAYRAAKAYTQSVVMIEGGPYGTTCARVGCMPSKLLIAAAESVHQIEKAPGFGVYPQGEIVINGREVMDRVKRERDRFVGFVLEGVDSIPEQDKITGYAKFIDNHTLQVDDHTRIHAKRIVIATGSRPAYPAVWNELGDRLVVNDDVFEWDDLPQAVAVFGPGVIGLELGQSLHRLGVKVKVFGLGGQVGPLTDPDVMAYANRAFQQEFYLDADVKVESMKRIDGNKVEIQFINQQGELENFIVDYVLAATGRRPNVDKLALENTDVALDERGVPKADHYTLQTSVPSIFIAGDASNQIPLLHEAADQGRIAGDNAGRFPDIRAGLRRSAISAVFSDPQIAMVGETYKQLTQRLGNCGCFAVGEVSFENQGRSRVMLRNKGLLHVYGEQGTGRFLGAEMMGPNVEHLAHLLAWAHQNQMTISQMLDMPFYHPVIEEGVRTALRDLNAKLHLGPEMIKHCLDCGPGC is encoded by the coding sequence ATGAAACAGATTCACGTTGATGTCGCCGTAATCGGCGGTGGTACTGCTGGCCTTGGCGCTTATCGTGCAGCGAAAGCTTACACTCAGAGTGTCGTCATGATTGAAGGCGGCCCTTACGGCACCACCTGTGCGCGTGTGGGTTGTATGCCCTCCAAACTATTGATCGCCGCGGCAGAAAGCGTACACCAAATTGAAAAAGCTCCGGGCTTTGGTGTTTACCCACAAGGTGAAATTGTGATTAATGGTCGTGAAGTGATGGATCGCGTCAAACGCGAGCGTGATCGCTTTGTCGGTTTTGTACTGGAAGGGGTGGATTCAATTCCTGAACAAGACAAAATTACGGGCTACGCGAAGTTTATCGATAACCATACGCTGCAAGTGGATGATCACACGCGTATTCATGCCAAACGTATCGTGATTGCGACGGGTTCTCGCCCTGCTTATCCAGCAGTATGGAATGAGCTCGGCGATCGCCTTGTGGTCAACGATGACGTCTTTGAGTGGGATGACCTACCACAAGCGGTCGCTGTGTTTGGTCCGGGTGTGATCGGTTTAGAGCTTGGCCAATCCCTGCATCGTTTAGGGGTGAAAGTGAAAGTGTTTGGCTTAGGCGGTCAAGTGGGACCACTCACTGATCCTGACGTCATGGCTTACGCGAATCGTGCTTTCCAACAAGAGTTTTATCTTGATGCAGACGTCAAAGTCGAAAGCATGAAACGTATTGATGGTAATAAAGTGGAAATCCAATTTATCAACCAGCAAGGTGAACTAGAAAACTTCATCGTGGATTATGTGCTTGCAGCGACAGGTCGTCGTCCAAACGTTGATAAGCTAGCACTGGAAAATACCGATGTTGCACTGGATGAACGTGGTGTACCCAAAGCGGATCACTACACATTGCAAACCTCGGTACCTTCGATTTTTATCGCAGGCGATGCCAGCAACCAAATCCCGCTGCTGCATGAAGCCGCTGACCAAGGTCGTATTGCGGGTGATAACGCTGGCCGCTTCCCAGATATTCGCGCTGGTTTGCGCCGTTCAGCAATTTCTGCTGTGTTTTCTGACCCACAAATTGCCATGGTTGGAGAAACCTATAAGCAGCTGACCCAGCGTCTGGGTAACTGTGGCTGCTTTGCCGTAGGTGAAGTGTCGTTTGAAAACCAAGGCCGTTCTCGGGTGATGTTACGCAACAAAGGTTTACTGCATGTGTATGGTGAACAAGGAACAGGCCGTTTCCTTGGTGCTGAAATGATGGGACCGAATGTCGAGCATTTAGCACACTTACTGGCTTGGGCGCACCAAAACCAAATGACTATTTCGCAAATGCTCGATATGCCTTTCTACCATCCGGTGATTGAGGAAGGGGTACGCACTGCTCTGCGTGACCTGAATGCGAAACTGCATCTTGGTCCAGAAATGATAAAACACTGTTTGGATTGTGGCCCCGGCTGTTAA
- the argB gene encoding acetylglutamate kinase — MSDLKLSPLVIKLGGAALDCAETLSKLFSAIAQYQNQAQRRIVIVHGGGYLVDELMAKLQLKSVKKDGLRVTPYDQIPIIAGALAGTANKMLQGQAIKDGINAVGLSLADGGLCHVEELDPELGAVGKATPGDSTLLQAILATGAMPIISSIGLTAQGQMMNVNADQAAVAVAGALDAELVLLSDVSGVLDGKGHLIATLDAKQADALIAGKVITDGMIVKVKAALEAAQDLGRPIEVATWRYPEKLAKLFGGESIGTRFLP; from the coding sequence ATGTCAGATCTCAAGCTCAGTCCTTTAGTGATTAAGTTAGGTGGTGCGGCGCTCGATTGCGCAGAGACACTTAGCAAACTGTTTAGTGCGATTGCCCAATATCAGAACCAAGCCCAACGACGCATTGTGATCGTGCATGGCGGTGGTTACTTGGTTGATGAGTTGATGGCGAAGCTGCAACTCAAATCGGTCAAGAAAGACGGTTTGCGCGTCACTCCGTATGATCAAATTCCGATCATTGCTGGAGCTCTCGCAGGTACAGCGAACAAGATGCTGCAAGGACAAGCGATCAAAGATGGCATCAATGCTGTGGGTTTGTCACTGGCGGATGGCGGTTTGTGCCATGTCGAGGAGTTAGATCCTGAACTGGGCGCAGTCGGCAAAGCAACGCCGGGCGATTCCACTTTGCTGCAAGCGATTTTGGCAACCGGTGCGATGCCCATCATTAGCTCGATAGGCCTAACTGCGCAGGGGCAGATGATGAACGTCAACGCTGACCAAGCGGCGGTTGCTGTGGCGGGTGCTCTGGATGCGGAATTGGTACTGCTCTCGGATGTCAGCGGTGTACTGGATGGCAAAGGCCACCTCATCGCCACCTTAGATGCCAAACAAGCGGATGCACTGATTGCCGGCAAAGTGATTACCGACGGCATGATCGTCAAAGTGAAAGCAGCCTTGGAAGCGGCGCAAGATTTAGGACGTCCGATTGAAGTGGCGACCTGGCGTTACCCAGAGAAGCTCGCCAAGTTATTTGGCGGTGAAAGCATCGGCACCCGTTTTCTACCTTAA